Proteins encoded by one window of Acetivibrio thermocellus ATCC 27405:
- a CDS encoding HD domain-containing phosphohydrolase, translating to MRKNRQGKSSDIKIIVVDDEKGILDSLSVIIKRLGYQYTGVNNPLEAIERVREEEFDLMILDFLMQPILGDKVVEEIRKFNKDIYILLLTGYKDAAPPLKAIKSLDIQGYCEKADNFDQLILLIESAVKSIYQKRTIRNFRDGLNKILLTVPDIYRLKSIEELLEEILRHIMAFVNCKDAFIIIDNLIGDDKNESLFKGMGIYDVSPDKFIDMLEPAFLEEMGRTRTLKQIAYVEKGIILPLMSDTIQTLGVIYLETTHIPVEMELLKIYITQAATSISNIYLHSIVSIKNDELDRTYNELKQRYLDAIQVLRLTVDAKDVYTRGHSDRVAYYAVKIGKSFNLDEESLEKLKTAGIFHDIGKIGIADDILFKTDKLTESEYEEIKKHPIKGAHILSAVSMFKDIVPLVKYHHERIDGRGYPFGLKGDEIPFLARIISVADAFDAMTSDRQYRSKLCLEEAKNQMITNSGTQFDAEVVKSFLVLLEDYDTMQKEIEYTFKTKESCIW from the coding sequence GTGAGAAAAAACAGGCAGGGGAAGTCCTCGGACATTAAAATAATTGTTGTTGATGATGAAAAAGGAATACTGGATTCGTTGTCGGTAATAATAAAGCGTTTGGGTTATCAGTATACGGGAGTGAACAACCCTCTTGAAGCGATTGAAAGGGTCCGGGAAGAAGAATTTGACCTTATGATACTGGATTTTTTGATGCAGCCTATATTGGGAGACAAAGTGGTCGAAGAGATTAGGAAATTTAATAAAGACATATATATTCTGCTCTTAACCGGTTACAAAGATGCAGCACCTCCGCTTAAGGCAATAAAATCTCTTGATATTCAAGGATATTGTGAGAAAGCGGACAATTTTGACCAATTGATACTTTTAATAGAGTCTGCAGTCAAATCCATCTATCAGAAAAGAACAATCAGAAATTTTAGGGACGGTTTGAATAAAATTCTTCTTACCGTGCCGGATATATACCGGCTTAAATCGATTGAGGAACTGCTTGAAGAAATTCTTCGCCATATTATGGCCTTTGTTAATTGTAAAGATGCATTTATTATTATTGACAATCTCATAGGGGACGACAAAAATGAAAGTTTGTTTAAAGGAATGGGAATTTATGACGTGAGTCCGGACAAGTTTATAGACATGCTGGAACCGGCTTTTTTGGAGGAAATGGGACGTACCAGGACTTTAAAACAGATTGCTTATGTTGAAAAAGGAATTATTCTTCCTCTTATGAGTGACACTATCCAGACTTTGGGAGTTATTTACCTTGAGACCACTCATATTCCTGTTGAAATGGAACTGCTTAAGATATATATAACTCAGGCGGCAACGTCGATAAGCAATATATACCTTCATTCCATAGTCAGTATCAAAAATGATGAGCTTGACAGAACATACAATGAGTTGAAACAAAGGTATCTGGATGCCATACAGGTTTTGCGTCTTACAGTTGACGCAAAAGATGTATATACAAGGGGACATTCGGACAGGGTAGCGTATTATGCGGTAAAAATAGGCAAAAGCTTTAATCTGGACGAAGAGTCGCTGGAAAAGCTCAAAACGGCAGGTATTTTCCACGACATAGGGAAAATAGGCATTGCCGATGACATTTTGTTTAAAACCGACAAGCTGACTGAAAGCGAATATGAAGAGATTAAAAAGCATCCTATAAAAGGAGCACATATATTATCGGCAGTTTCCATGTTCAAAGATATTGTTCCTTTGGTAAAGTACCATCATGAAAGGATAGACGGACGAGGCTACCCATTCGGACTTAAGGGTGATGAGATACCTTTCCTTGCGAGAATCATATCCGTGGCTGATGCCTTTGACGCGATGACTTCCGACAGGCAGTACAGGTCGAAGCTGTGTTTGGAAGAGGCGAAAAATCAAATGATAACAAACTCAGGAACCCAGTTTGATGCGGAAGTGGTGAAAAGTTTTTTGGTGCTTTTGGAAGACTACGACACCATGCAGAAAGAGATTGAGTACACTTTTAAAACAAAAGAGAGCTGTATTTGGTGA
- a CDS encoding Gfo/Idh/MocA family protein — translation MKKIRLAVIGTGMAWERLHYPAIKELEDKYEIVALCNRTRKDAEEFAKKINLSMDRVYDDYNEMLKRQDIDAVDILVPIESNYTVSEAVAKAGKDFICEKPLAANREEAKKYLELSKKYNVRIMIAENYRYSDEYNKIRDIVNSGKIGDVVYFIKNNISCFPCEMTKDTFAATEWRQHPKFYGGAFLDAAVHDIAAMRHIFGAVECVQAFGKPQAEDFNPYVSVNAHILFKNGVIGYYTYYPSGIETQKPAVGFRIFGTKGEIYLEDKTCGIINVSYHDGTSELVNFIPERGFYNELLNYYNAINGTEQISVTPEMEYGDVKMVFDILDSVSFREIIYVDEEEPKRRLEIADDEAKIHPFLQ, via the coding sequence ATGAAAAAAATTCGTCTTGCTGTAATAGGTACGGGAATGGCCTGGGAAAGACTTCATTATCCTGCCATTAAAGAACTTGAAGACAAATATGAAATAGTTGCGTTGTGCAATCGGACCCGCAAGGATGCCGAAGAATTTGCGAAAAAAATAAACTTAAGCATGGACAGGGTTTACGATGATTACAATGAAATGCTCAAAAGACAGGATATAGATGCAGTAGATATCCTTGTGCCTATTGAATCCAACTATACGGTTTCGGAAGCCGTTGCAAAAGCCGGCAAGGACTTTATTTGTGAAAAACCTCTTGCTGCAAACAGGGAAGAGGCAAAAAAATATCTGGAACTTTCAAAAAAATACAATGTAAGAATCATGATAGCCGAAAACTACAGATACAGCGACGAGTACAACAAAATCAGGGATATAGTAAACAGCGGAAAAATCGGGGATGTGGTATACTTTATAAAAAACAACATATCCTGCTTCCCCTGTGAAATGACAAAAGATACCTTCGCCGCCACCGAATGGAGACAGCATCCCAAATTCTACGGAGGTGCTTTTTTGGACGCAGCAGTGCATGATATTGCGGCAATGAGGCATATTTTCGGTGCGGTTGAATGTGTACAGGCTTTTGGAAAACCACAGGCAGAAGATTTCAATCCGTATGTGTCAGTAAACGCTCATATTCTCTTTAAAAACGGAGTCATAGGGTATTATACGTACTATCCTTCGGGCATTGAAACTCAAAAGCCGGCGGTAGGCTTTAGAATCTTCGGCACCAAAGGCGAAATATATCTTGAAGACAAGACATGCGGAATAATAAACGTGTCATATCATGACGGTACTTCGGAACTTGTAAACTTTATTCCCGAACGGGGCTTTTACAACGAACTTTTAAATTACTACAACGCCATAAACGGTACGGAACAAATATCTGTAACCCCTGAGATGGAATATGGGGATGTCAAAATGGTTTTTGACATTTTGGACTCTGTATCCTTCCGGGAAATCATATATGTGGATGAAGAAGAACCAAAAAGGCGGCTGGAAATTGCCGATGATGAAGCAAAAATACATCCTTTCCTTCAGTAA
- a CDS encoding response regulator: protein MDKTKILVVDDALFMRKLLGNTLKDIGYSNIVFAQDGYEAVDKAREIQPEVVTLDVSMPGMDGLEAIKKILQVSCDSKIIMVSAVTSEKVIQQAMKNGAVAYIPKPFSRKDVENGLRQCNAYIE from the coding sequence ATGGATAAGACAAAAATACTGGTTGTTGATGATGCCCTCTTTATGAGGAAACTTTTGGGCAATACTCTGAAAGATATTGGATACAGCAATATTGTATTTGCCCAGGATGGTTATGAAGCCGTTGACAAAGCCAGGGAAATACAGCCCGAGGTTGTAACTCTTGATGTTTCAATGCCCGGTATGGACGGGCTTGAGGCAATCAAGAAGATTTTACAGGTGAGCTGCGACAGTAAAATAATAATGGTATCAGCGGTGACATCTGAAAAAGTTATACAACAGGCTATGAAAAACGGCGCAGTGGCTTACATTCCAAAGCCTTTCAGCCGAAAGGATGTGGAAAACGGTCTTAGGCAATGCAATGCATACATAGAGTGA
- the thrC gene encoding threonine synthase, which produces MYYESTRGGLKSVSSAEAIKRGIAPDGGLFVPENKVSFTGSEISAMADMSYQERALYILKHYLTDYSDEEIADCVYNAYTDEKFDDKRIAPLVQLNENVNILELWHGPTCAFKDMALQILPHFLVKAVRKTGETGEIVILVATSGDTGKAALEGFKDVEGTRIIVFYPQDGVSQVQKMQMVTQEGKNVYTIGVEGNFDDAQSGVKAIFTDEELKQKMDKGNFKFSSANSINWGRLVPQIVYYFSAYADMLKNGEIKEGDKINFVVPTGNFGNILAAFYAMQMGLPVNRLICASNDNNVLTDFINTGVYDKNREFKRTISPSMDILISSNLERLLFELTGHDPLPVNNWMSSLKETGKYTVDNTMKKKISEIFWGGYSNEAETLKTIEAIYKEYGYVIDTHTAVGVDVYDKYVISTGDVTKTVIASTASPFKFNESVVKAVLGNEALKGRTEFELLEVLAKECRLKIPEGLKDLDKKPVLHKQVCSKFDMKQQVESILGL; this is translated from the coding sequence ATGTATTATGAAAGTACACGAGGGGGATTAAAATCTGTATCATCTGCTGAAGCTATAAAAAGGGGTATAGCGCCGGACGGTGGATTGTTTGTCCCGGAGAATAAAGTAAGTTTTACCGGTAGTGAAATTAGCGCCATGGCTGATATGAGTTATCAGGAAAGGGCGTTATATATATTAAAGCACTATCTTACGGATTATAGCGATGAAGAAATAGCGGACTGTGTTTACAATGCCTATACCGATGAAAAGTTCGACGACAAAAGAATTGCTCCCTTGGTTCAGCTGAATGAAAATGTCAATATCCTGGAATTGTGGCACGGACCAACATGTGCATTCAAAGACATGGCACTTCAAATATTGCCTCATTTCCTTGTAAAGGCAGTGAGAAAAACCGGCGAAACCGGTGAAATCGTAATTTTGGTTGCAACTTCAGGAGATACCGGAAAAGCTGCTTTGGAAGGTTTTAAGGATGTTGAGGGCACAAGAATAATTGTGTTCTATCCCCAGGATGGCGTAAGCCAGGTTCAGAAAATGCAAATGGTCACCCAGGAAGGAAAAAATGTTTACACCATAGGAGTGGAAGGAAATTTTGACGACGCACAAAGCGGAGTAAAAGCAATTTTTACCGATGAAGAACTTAAGCAGAAAATGGACAAAGGCAATTTCAAATTTTCATCGGCGAATTCCATTAACTGGGGGAGACTTGTACCTCAGATAGTCTATTATTTTTCGGCATATGCTGATATGCTGAAGAACGGTGAAATAAAAGAGGGAGACAAGATTAACTTTGTTGTCCCCACAGGAAATTTCGGAAATATTCTTGCGGCTTTCTATGCAATGCAAATGGGGCTTCCTGTAAACAGGCTCATTTGTGCGTCCAATGACAATAATGTTTTAACCGATTTTATCAATACAGGAGTATATGACAAAAACAGGGAGTTTAAGAGGACCATTTCGCCGTCTATGGACATATTGATTTCAAGCAACCTTGAAAGACTCCTCTTTGAACTTACCGGACATGATCCTTTGCCGGTGAACAATTGGATGAGCAGTTTGAAAGAAACCGGAAAATATACTGTTGACAATACAATGAAGAAAAAGATATCGGAAATATTCTGGGGCGGATATTCAAACGAGGCTGAAACTTTAAAGACGATAGAGGCTATATACAAGGAATACGGATATGTCATTGATACCCATACTGCTGTAGGTGTTGATGTGTATGACAAATATGTAATTTCCACCGGTGACGTGACAAAGACGGTCATTGCGTCAACGGCAAGTCCTTTCAAATTTAATGAAAGTGTGGTAAAAGCAGTTTTGGGAAATGAAGCGTTAAAAGGAAGGACGGAATTTGAACTTCTTGAGGTTTTGGCAAAAGAGTGCAGGCTTAAAATACCGGAAGGTTTGAAAGATCTTGACAAAAAGCCTGTGCTTCACAAACAGGTTTGCAGTAAATTTGATATGAAACAGCAGGTTGAAAGTATTCTTGGTCTGTAA
- a CDS encoding patatin-like phospholipase family protein: MDRDIKLANLVLGGGGVLGIAYIGMLEVAEERGFYFKNIAGVSAGALVGAFIGAGYNSCELKRILDEFDFNKMKLSDISREIPVVKKYMEYSLSSAFRGNKSFKDFLNMPVMDRGKHYSSENNGEFVEVDEEFTGYRRNLLKNIVTYSKEGCLFDGDYLEEWVYKTLKRKGIKTFADLRGGRTDRTNPNGYKVRMTAVDANRGRIVVLPDDISYYGIDPDRLEVAKAVRMSTSVPFAFKPVEVLKKDGGSVKKHYLVDGGVLDNLPVWLIQPSMAIPLIVCELKGRDKLFSIMTPLNILKGLVSAVHDFGIPNIKHYKNSYLVRIYTGDISFLDFELSEKDKKFLIDSGRIAALCTLRKVYRRKYIQRYAAFYF; this comes from the coding sequence ATGGACAGAGACATAAAGCTTGCAAATCTCGTGTTGGGAGGCGGAGGAGTATTAGGAATTGCATATATAGGAATGCTTGAAGTGGCAGAGGAAAGAGGATTCTATTTTAAAAATATAGCAGGAGTGTCGGCAGGTGCTCTGGTAGGGGCTTTTATAGGTGCCGGATACAATTCCTGTGAATTAAAAAGAATTTTGGACGAGTTTGATTTTAATAAAATGAAACTTTCGGATATTTCCCGGGAAATACCGGTGGTAAAAAAATATATGGAATATAGCTTAAGCAGTGCATTTCGGGGGAATAAAAGTTTTAAAGATTTTCTGAATATGCCTGTTATGGACCGGGGAAAACATTACAGTTCTGAAAACAATGGCGAGTTTGTTGAAGTGGATGAGGAGTTTACCGGATACAGAAGAAACCTTCTGAAGAATATTGTAACTTACAGTAAAGAAGGATGCCTTTTTGACGGAGACTATCTTGAAGAATGGGTGTATAAAACTTTAAAAAGAAAAGGTATAAAGACCTTTGCGGATTTAAGAGGGGGCAGAACAGACCGGACAAATCCAAATGGATACAAAGTCAGAATGACGGCTGTTGATGCAAATCGCGGAAGAATAGTGGTTCTTCCGGACGATATTTCCTATTACGGCATTGATCCGGATCGGCTTGAGGTTGCAAAAGCAGTGAGGATGAGTACCAGTGTTCCTTTTGCTTTTAAGCCAGTGGAAGTCTTGAAAAAGGACGGAGGCAGTGTAAAGAAGCATTACCTGGTTGACGGCGGTGTATTGGATAATTTGCCCGTATGGCTTATTCAACCTTCAATGGCAATTCCGCTTATTGTCTGCGAGCTAAAGGGAAGGGATAAACTGTTTAGTATTATGACGCCTCTTAACATCCTGAAAGGCCTTGTATCCGCCGTGCATGATTTCGGCATCCCGAACATAAAGCATTACAAGAATAGTTATCTTGTAAGAATATATACCGGGGATATTTCTTTTCTGGATTTTGAACTGAGCGAGAAGGACAAAAAATTTCTGATTGATTCGGGAAGAATAGCTGCGCTTTGCACCTTAAGAAAAGTTTACCGGAGAAAATATATCCAAAGATATGCTGCTTTTTATTTTTAA
- a CDS encoding tetratricopeptide repeat protein yields MIDFKNELQNYPMIDLDKLSQANPNIPDNIKNSIVLYNKALEDFRAKSEDIAIIELKKAISLNPDFHEAMNLLGIFYMYIGENDKAAEVFQKVVDAEKNSVMAMRYLKEIDSGYDPVGNKQEKDKKSRKKKERNRGAAQLSNQVTVKSSASFSFKKLIKIWEYKPMDTARLFLGFVIGALLVFLLSYNYYFREENNEQLEQLTEENNTLIGEKNEIQKKYDELNEKYQGLNDTFEEVKKQVDYYLNASKLLQIEKYASQNQYREAADLLLLLKNTAFTGVEKEKFDKLSQDVMPKAAQEEYNKGRELYNRKNYQEAVERFERSRSYSDNWRYAVNNLYYLGVCYQELNNTTKALEIFEEVVNKYPNTSYAGYSRERINYIRGSQQ; encoded by the coding sequence ATGATAGATTTTAAAAATGAGCTTCAAAATTATCCAATGATTGATTTGGATAAGTTGTCCCAGGCGAACCCGAACATACCTGACAATATAAAAAATTCAATTGTGCTTTACAATAAAGCTTTGGAGGATTTTCGCGCAAAAAGCGAGGATATAGCCATAATTGAGCTTAAAAAAGCCATTTCCCTGAATCCGGATTTTCATGAGGCAATGAATTTGTTAGGTATCTTCTATATGTATATAGGAGAGAACGATAAAGCTGCAGAAGTTTTCCAAAAAGTTGTGGATGCGGAAAAAAACAGCGTAATGGCGATGAGATATTTAAAAGAAATTGATTCCGGGTATGATCCTGTCGGAAATAAACAGGAAAAGGATAAAAAATCCAGGAAGAAGAAAGAAAGAAACAGAGGGGCAGCTCAGCTTTCAAACCAGGTGACGGTAAAAAGCAGTGCCTCTTTTTCCTTTAAGAAGCTGATAAAAATATGGGAATACAAGCCCATGGACACGGCAAGACTGTTTTTGGGATTTGTAATTGGTGCTCTTCTGGTTTTCCTCTTAAGTTATAATTATTATTTCAGAGAAGAGAATAATGAGCAATTGGAGCAGTTAACAGAGGAAAATAACACTCTTATTGGAGAAAAAAATGAGATTCAGAAAAAGTATGATGAACTGAACGAGAAATATCAGGGATTAAACGACACGTTTGAAGAAGTGAAAAAGCAGGTTGACTATTATTTGAATGCTTCAAAACTTCTTCAAATTGAGAAATATGCTTCCCAGAACCAGTATCGTGAAGCGGCCGATTTATTATTGTTATTGAAAAACACCGCATTTACCGGAGTGGAAAAAGAAAAGTTTGACAAATTATCCCAGGATGTCATGCCTAAAGCTGCGCAGGAAGAATATAATAAAGGAAGAGAATTGTACAACAGAAAAAATTACCAGGAAGCCGTGGAGAGATTTGAAAGATCCCGCTCTTACAGTGACAATTGGAGGTATGCGGTAAATAATCTCTATTATCTGGGAGTATGCTATCAGGAACTCAACAACACCACCAAGGCTTTGGAGATATTTGAAGAGGTTGTAAATAAATATCCGAACACTTCCTATGCCGGATACTCAAGGGAACGTATAAACTATATACGAGGCAGCCAGCAATGA
- a CDS encoding bifunctional folylpolyglutamate synthase/dihydrofolate synthase, with protein sequence MNYEQALEYIHGTHKFGIKLGLDNIRKLLEFMDNPHRKLKYVHVAGTNGKGSTVAFISSILKESGYKVGIYTSPYIERFTERIKINNDEISKEDLARITEYVKGKVELMISQGENHPTEFEIVTAIAFQYFYEKDCDIVVLEVGLGGRFDSTNVIDSPLAAVITTISYDHMAQLGDTLDKIAFEKAGIIKRGTDVVLYPQTREADKVFEEVCHEKGARLHKLSFHSINIKKFSPDGQEFDYGEFKSLKIGLLGEHQVKNAVVALETALILARKGYDRICESSVRKGLADAKWPGRLEILKKEPIFLIDGAHNAEGAKTLSEFLKTYFPGKKIVFIIGVLKDKDFKSMIEVCAPLAEDIITVTPNSDRALPAETLAQNLENYCKNVSISDTIVNAVEKSLKIAPKDGVICAFGSLYYIGEIRSVLMNHK encoded by the coding sequence GTGAATTATGAACAGGCGTTGGAATATATACACGGTACCCATAAATTCGGAATAAAGCTTGGCCTTGACAATATTCGAAAACTTCTTGAATTCATGGACAATCCCCACAGGAAACTGAAATACGTACATGTTGCCGGAACGAACGGAAAAGGCTCAACGGTTGCGTTTATAAGCAGTATACTGAAAGAATCCGGCTACAAAGTTGGTATATACACCTCGCCGTACATTGAACGTTTTACCGAAAGAATTAAAATCAACAATGATGAAATTTCAAAAGAAGATTTAGCAAGAATTACCGAGTATGTAAAAGGAAAAGTTGAACTGATGATTTCACAGGGAGAAAATCATCCTACGGAATTTGAAATAGTAACGGCAATCGCTTTTCAATATTTTTATGAAAAGGATTGCGACATTGTTGTGCTGGAGGTGGGACTTGGAGGCAGGTTTGATTCCACCAATGTGATAGATTCCCCTTTGGCTGCGGTTATAACCACTATAAGTTACGACCATATGGCACAGCTGGGAGACACTTTGGATAAAATAGCTTTTGAAAAGGCGGGAATCATAAAGAGAGGCACCGATGTGGTGTTGTATCCCCAGACCCGGGAAGCAGACAAGGTTTTTGAAGAGGTATGTCATGAAAAAGGTGCCCGACTTCACAAATTGTCTTTTCATTCCATTAACATAAAAAAATTTTCACCAGACGGGCAGGAATTTGATTATGGCGAGTTTAAATCTTTAAAAATAGGACTTTTGGGAGAGCATCAGGTAAAAAATGCGGTGGTGGCTCTTGAAACGGCTTTGATTTTGGCACGTAAGGGTTATGACAGAATTTGCGAAAGTTCTGTAAGAAAAGGACTGGCTGATGCAAAATGGCCCGGAAGACTTGAAATTCTTAAAAAAGAACCGATATTTTTGATAGACGGTGCTCACAATGCTGAAGGTGCAAAAACTCTTTCCGAGTTTTTAAAAACATATTTTCCCGGCAAAAAAATAGTATTTATTATAGGTGTTTTAAAAGATAAAGATTTTAAGTCAATGATTGAGGTATGTGCACCCCTTGCGGAGGATATAATTACTGTGACACCAAACAGCGACAGAGCTTTGCCGGCTGAGACACTGGCGCAGAATCTCGAAAACTATTGTAAAAATGTATCAATAAGTGATACAATTGTAAATGCGGTGGAAAAAAGTCTTAAGATTGCTCCAAAGGACGGAGTGATTTGTGCCTTTGGTTCGCTGTATTATATTGGTGAGATACGAAGTGTGCTGATGAATCATAAATGA
- the secA gene encoding preprotein translocase subunit SecA, with amino-acid sequence MLKVFEKIFGSYSDREVKRIKPIIDRIEALEPEMQALSDEQLKAKTPEFKRRLSQGETLDDLLPEAFAVVREASRRVLGMRHFRVQLIGGVVLHQGRIAEMKTGEGKTLVATLPVYLNALEGKGVHVVTVNDYLATRDSEWMGKLYNFLGLSVGLIVHGLTNEERKKAYSCDITYGTNNEFGFDYLRDNMVIYKEDMVQRDLHFAIVDEVDSILIDEARTPLIISGVGDKSTDLYTRADAFVRRLKVKVFTELDDKEQTDDIEADYIVDEKANTATLTASGVKKAEEFFGIQNLSDPDNMTISHHINQALRAHGLMKRDRDYVVKDDQVIIVDEFTGRLMYGRRYSNGLHQAIEAKEGVKVERESKTLASITFQNYFRMYRKLSGMTGTAQTEEQEFRSIYNLDVVVIPTNMPVIRVDHPDSVYKNERGKFNAVINQVIECHKKGQPVLIGTISIEKSELLSSMLKRHGIPHQVLNAKYHEKEAEIIAQAGKLGAVTIATNMAGRGTDILLGGNPEFMAKQEMRKRGFREDVINQATGFNDTNDPEILEARKVYRELYEGFKKITDAEREKVVAAGGLFIIGTERHESRRIDNQLRGRAGRQGDPGESRFYISLEDDLMRLFGSDRLMGMVEALGLEEDQPIEHKMLSNAIENAQKRVESRNFAIRKSVLEYDDVMNKQREVIYAQRRKVLNGENLKENIVKMMENIADYIVNLFCSENPHPDFWDWEGIRSYTEKAYVPEGTLDFSKEQMEDLNKEKLRQIILDSMLKRYEEKEKEFGSELMRELERVVLLRVVDQKWMDHIDDMDQLQHGVRLRAYGHKDPVIEYKFESFEMFEEMNRNIQSDVVRIILNTHIDRNRMPQRQKVAEPVTASHGEEVRKPVVKRNKVGRNELCPCGSGKKYKKCCGIDE; translated from the coding sequence ATGCTTAAAGTATTCGAAAAAATATTTGGAAGTTATAGTGATAGAGAGGTTAAGAGGATTAAACCCATTATTGACAGAATAGAGGCTTTGGAACCGGAAATGCAGGCATTGAGCGATGAACAGCTCAAAGCCAAGACACCTGAGTTTAAGAGGAGGCTCAGCCAGGGAGAAACTTTGGATGATCTTCTTCCGGAAGCTTTTGCTGTGGTAAGGGAAGCTTCAAGGAGAGTTTTGGGAATGAGGCATTTCAGAGTTCAGCTTATTGGAGGAGTTGTCCTTCACCAGGGAAGAATAGCGGAAATGAAAACTGGTGAAGGTAAGACCCTGGTTGCAACTTTGCCGGTGTATCTGAATGCTCTTGAAGGCAAAGGGGTCCATGTTGTTACCGTAAATGACTATCTGGCAACCCGCGACAGTGAATGGATGGGGAAATTGTATAATTTTCTTGGACTGAGCGTGGGACTTATTGTTCACGGGCTTACCAATGAAGAGAGAAAGAAAGCCTACAGCTGTGATATAACTTATGGAACCAACAATGAGTTTGGTTTTGATTACCTTAGGGATAACATGGTTATTTACAAAGAGGACATGGTTCAAAGGGACCTTCACTTTGCCATCGTGGATGAGGTTGACAGTATTCTTATAGATGAGGCCAGGACACCGCTTATTATTTCCGGTGTCGGGGATAAATCCACGGATCTTTACACTAGAGCTGATGCTTTTGTAAGAAGACTTAAAGTAAAAGTATTTACCGAACTTGACGACAAAGAGCAAACCGATGACATTGAGGCCGATTATATTGTGGATGAAAAGGCAAATACAGCAACTTTGACGGCCAGCGGAGTGAAAAAGGCGGAAGAGTTTTTCGGTATTCAAAACCTTTCGGATCCGGACAATATGACCATATCCCACCATATAAACCAGGCGCTGAGAGCCCACGGACTTATGAAGAGGGACAGGGATTATGTGGTAAAAGATGATCAGGTAATTATTGTGGATGAGTTCACCGGCCGTCTTATGTACGGAAGAAGGTACAGCAACGGCCTTCATCAGGCTATAGAGGCAAAAGAAGGGGTAAAGGTTGAAAGAGAAAGCAAAACCTTGGCGAGCATTACATTCCAGAATTATTTCAGAATGTACAGGAAATTGTCCGGTATGACAGGTACGGCCCAGACCGAGGAACAGGAATTCAGGAGCATCTACAACCTGGATGTTGTTGTAATACCTACAAACATGCCGGTAATCAGGGTGGACCATCCCGACAGCGTGTACAAGAATGAAAGAGGCAAGTTTAATGCTGTTATAAATCAGGTGATTGAGTGCCACAAAAAAGGCCAGCCTGTATTGATAGGCACCATATCTATTGAAAAATCGGAGCTTTTGAGTTCAATGCTTAAAAGACACGGTATTCCGCATCAAGTGTTAAATGCCAAATACCATGAAAAAGAAGCCGAAATAATTGCCCAGGCCGGAAAACTTGGCGCCGTCACCATTGCAACCAACATGGCAGGTCGCGGTACGGATATTCTTTTGGGCGGAAACCCTGAATTTATGGCCAAGCAGGAAATGAGAAAAAGAGGCTTCAGGGAAGATGTTATCAATCAAGCCACGGGATTCAATGATACCAATGATCCGGAGATTCTTGAAGCGAGAAAAGTGTACCGCGAGCTTTATGAGGGATTCAAAAAAATTACCGATGCTGAGAGGGAAAAGGTTGTTGCAGCCGGAGGACTGTTTATCATAGGTACTGAAAGACACGAGTCGAGACGTATAGACAATCAGCTCAGAGGACGTGCGGGACGTCAGGGAGACCCGGGAGAGTCAAGATTTTATATATCCCTGGAAGATGATCTTATGCGTCTTTTCGGTTCGGACAGACTCATGGGAATGGTTGAGGCACTGGGCCTTGAAGAAGACCAGCCTATTGAGCATAAGATGCTGTCAAACGCCATTGAAAATGCCCAAAAGAGAGTGGAGAGCAGGAACTTTGCCATAAGAAAAAGCGTCCTTGAATACGATGATGTTATGAACAAGCAAAGAGAAGTTATCTACGCTCAAAGAAGAAAGGTGTTAAATGGCGAGAATCTCAAAGAAAACATCGTAAAAATGATGGAGAACATTGCGGACTATATTGTAAATCTGTTCTGCAGTGAAAATCCGCACCCGGATTTCTGGGACTGGGAAGGCATAAGGTCTTATACTGAAAAGGCTTATGTTCCGGAAGGAACCCTGGATTTTTCCAAAGAGCAGATGGAGGATCTTAACAAAGAAAAGCTCAGACAAATAATACTTGACAGCATGCTCAAAAGATATGAGGAAAAGGAAAAAGAATTTGGTTCCGAGCTTATGAGGGAGCTGGAGAGAGTTGTTCTTTTAAGAGTTGTGGACCAAAAATGGATGGATCATATCGACGACATGGATCAGCTGCAGCATGGTGTAAGGCTTAGAGCTTACGGACACAAGGACCCTGTTATAGAGTACAAGTTTGAAAGCTTTGAAATGTTTGAAGAAATGAACAGAAATATCCAGTCAGATGTAGTAAGGATAATACTCAATACACATATTGACCGCAACCGTATGCCACAGCGCCAAAAAGTGGCTGAACCGGTTACTGCCTCCCACGGAGAAGAAGTCAGAAAACCTGTGGTAAAAAGAAACAAGGTGGGACGAAATGAACTTTGCCCGTGCGGCAGCGGCAAGAAATATAAAAAATGTTGCGGAATTGATGAATAA